AAGGATCACCAGTGAAGATGCCTCTGATACCGGTTGTGCCAGAGAACCACAGTCATGTCCTGGCAGAGTTTGACTGCCTCGATCCGCTTCTGTCTGCTCTCCGTCTGGACTCCGGCAGACTAAAGGTAGGTTTACGGTAAATCACACATGAGAAATGAGTGGCTCTGATACCACAACCTTGAGTGTCTGCCAATATTGAATGGCATCTGAAACAGTCTGTTTAAACAAGTATGGAGTTCTGAATATGTTTGTTTGGATGCAATTTGTCAGGGTTTACTTTATAATTGATGTGtagtcatttattattcatatacATTAAAAACCCAACATCCCTGAATAGACCTTTTAAGGGCAGAAGAATATTTAGACGATTAAGAACGTCAGATTGTCTTTCGACAAGTGACTGCACTACACATGCAAATCACGACAATATCCCCAATAAATTGCACATTTGTTGATGTAGAAGAGTAAACTCTGTGCACGCTTTGTTTCAGTGTACCTGTTTGGCAGTGTCAAGGAAGTGGCTCGCTTaggaacatcagcaggagggttGCACCTGATCCAGAAGGAGGGCTGGAAGCAGAGGCTCATCCTCACCCACAAGGTAATATGTGACCGAGGGGCTTTGTGCAAAAAATACAGAGTTGATTCTTTTCTCAAAGCTGCAGAAAATAGGAAATACAGTGTtggtttctctttgtttcttttaactcCTAATCCTTGTGCACTCTGCTTCAGGAGGGATCTATTACCCAGGTGGCGTGTTGCCCTCATGACGAAGACTTTATCGCGGTTGCAACAAGGTTAGAGTCTTTCCATGAAATAGATACATCTCTTTAGTACAGTATCTCCGTGTCTGGTTGTGTGGCCTGTACTGTCCTCAGTGTTTGTCTCTGCTACAGTCAGGGTCTGGTGGTGGTGTGGGAGCTGCAGCTGGAGCGGCGGGGTCGTCCGGAGAGAGTGAGTGTCTCCTGGGAGCACAGAGGCCAGACCATCACGGCACTCTGCTGGGACTCAAGCACACTCAGAGTTTTCGCCGGGGACATGGGAGGCAAGGTGTCCTTTCTACGTGCGGGATCCTCCAAGCTGGGCAAGGTAGTGGCTGCTGATCCACAACACTTGTTTGTTTCCTcaatactgtatataatgtaGATATACTATATACGGTATGTGATTAGTTTAAGGCTCTACCGACTACATCAAATCTTCATTCTTAATGTTGACATGCAAAttctaaatcaacattttaaaacattgaacaCTTCTTCAGTTTAGGTTCTTATTAGTATAATACTATTCTACTCTTCTGTATTATTGCGTTGTTTAGTCAAAATGAATTTTTATTAAGTCTGTGTTTTAACATCTTCTTATTTGTATAGATGCCATAAATGTTTgataatattttctgtttctagGGGTCGGCATTCGTTATGTTCCCTGTTCAGACCGTCACCACTGTAGACTCCAGAGTGGTTCAGCTCGGCTACCAAGACGGCCGCCTGCTGGTGTCTTCCTTGAGCCGCTGCTACCTCTGCGACACAGAGAGGTGAGGACCACCACAGCTGCGTCTCTCTAGTGGGAAAGACCCTCAGCTAAGGTTTTCCTTGCATGCAAAAATAGCAGAAAACTGCAATTTTAGGCTCTCAAATATGGATATGTcctgcttttctcagttttatataatattaaagtAAACATCTTTGGGTTTCGGGGAAAAcaaaagatattaaaatataagTAAGAAATTGGGATAGGCATTAGTACTATATTCTAAAATGTATAGACCGAAACGATTAATCAGTATAAGCACCGGCACATAGTTGAAAgtgaaaatattcatattttatatcaaatattaGTTCCAGGCTTAAGATTGGTTCTCTTGCTCTCAGGGAGAAGTTTTGGCGTGTTGGATATAAGGAGCGTGACGGAGAGTATGGAGCGTGCTTTTACCCTCAGAACAGGGGGTTATTGGTCGGTCAGCCTCCCCTGCTGTACTCCGCCCGGCCGGGGTCTCGAATATGGGAGGCCAGCTTCAACGGGGAGGTTCTGAGCACCCATCAGTTCAAACAGCCCCTGgcctgtcctcctcttcctctcgtcACTTACAGGTAATGATTGttcctgcttttaaaatgtcttctttgaATTGCCAAACTACtaatttgtcttttcttttttttaatcgtCCTACATTCATGCAGAGATGAGCCACATTACAACCCAGCACAGAAGAGCCCGCAGTCAATCGCCTTCCCTAAGCTGCTTTACTTTGGGTAATGTTAGATATCATTTATGTATGTTATATCTTAGTTTTGAGGCTTGTTGATCACTTATTTTATCATATGCACATTATTGATTGAAGTACATTGAAAACACTAGACTACATCAATATGAAAACCCTCCCATCATCGTTTATTAACTCACTCGACAACCTGTAcactttactttcatttataGAGACCAGAACCTGCTGACCTGGACTGAATCTGCAATTTATATCTTCACACCTCAGAACGGACAAGTGCTTCTGTGGACTGAAGTCAAAGGTGTGTTTATCCTGCTTTCTCCTCAAACACCGCCAACAATCCTTTGGTGTAGTGAAGCAAATGTTTAATTCATAAAGACCAATAGCCGTTAATTagatctgttttatttgttggtgTGATAGGCATTATGAAAAGTGTGTTGATTGTTATGTGTGTCATTAAGTATAATCTGGCATAGAGCTTCTCTTCTTTTgatattaatgtattttaaatgtgcttgtttaataaagatgtatacagccgtggaaaaaattaagagaccacttcagcgttatcattttctcttgttttattatttacaggtatgtctttgaattaaacgacatttctattctttttattgtattctataaactactgacaatttttttcggtgttggaattcaacaaacactggaatggctgccatacatgtagagataaagatttaagaacaatttggagtggtttcttaattttttccggagctgtatatttaaaactttaaaaaagaacgTGGAAAGGTTTCAAATGTTTAGAAGTTCAACATTGATATGTAGTGTAAAAATTATCCAACCTGTTTTTTTGATTTTGCAGACCTGGTTGACGTTGCAGTCTACCGCAACGAGCTCTTCTGTCTCCATGGCAGCGGGCGTCTGTCCCACCTCTCGCTGCTGTCTGCAGAGCGCTGTGTGGAGCGTCTGCTGCGCAGGGAGTCCTGGCCTCTGGCGGCTGTGGTCTGCTGTATGTTCCAGCACACAATCTCCACCAGCAGGGTAAGACGGCTGCTCTCTGTGTGCTGTGATCCCTGGTGTTATCTGGCTGATGTTCTTATGACTTCCTGTGTTTACTAGGATAAAGCACAGTATACCTGTAGAGCTGTCACCTAACAAGGCCTGACCATGTGCTAGATATGGCTCCTGCTAGCAGTATTACACTTTTAATACATCCGTAACAAGGGATTATCGtggtactttttaaaatgtaaataacgtGTGCTAATTGTTTCCAGActgtgaaaatataaacattaatatataatataatatatacattaaataattcAGTTATTGTGTGGCATAGTGTAATAAAAAATGGTAATTTAAAAggttaaacaacatttttggactgatgttattttaaatatttaattcagtATGAGTGTAAATagtattattcattattatagCAGTTTTCTGACACTGGATGTTTGTCGTCTGAGCAAATCAGAACACTTTTGTGTGAGGCACCATCATTTAAGTTTGAAGTAAATGAAAACTTAAATCTATCTTACCTAGATTTCTCATATTCTGAGTAAGGTCTCCCCATGTGATGATAAAGCATCAGCAAGCCTTGCTCATCATCATTCCTGTTTAATTCAGGCCAGGAAATCAATTCCCATCGACCGTCTTGAACACCTCAGGTCTCAGCTCAGCCCCGGCACACACCCGGAGCTGTGTGTACAGCTGGAGGAAGTCATCTCTAAACTGGAGCCTCTGGACTCGGCCTCCAGCAGCCGCAGGAGCAGCATCTCCTCACACGTAAGTTAAATGACCCGTGGAGTTACCTGAACCTGGAAATTATAGATTAGcattcaacttttattttattcacttttcTGTCAGGACAGGCTTCCAATCTTTGCAAGCAGGAATAATTCCACAGTCATTCAATACATTTCTATTCTTTGAGCTTATTTTAAGTGAAGCATGCAGCCTCTGCTTAGTCGTATGTAAGAAATGGGTTTGCTGATCTCAGCATTATCCAGGAGAGCTTCAACGTCCTGGACTGTGGGATCTATCGTGTGATCAGCCGCAGAGGAAGCCAGTCAGACGAGGAGACGAGCTCCCTCATCAACCAGTCCATGTCCGAGGAGGAGCGACTCAAAGAGTTCAGTTTTGTGCAGGAAGAGGATCAGGTTGATCATGGTAAGAGACCGGCAGCTGCCTGATAAACATAAGCTGGCTGTAGAAAGGCTTTATTTCAATTCAGGGTTGTTTTTCAATACTGACACCTTAAGAGCTGACacattttatgaatgaaaaggtcatttacaaatgtattatacTATAACTGATTATACATactagttataataataataattaccaGCTGGTTTGTTTGGAAATGCAACAACTCTAGTTAAAATGAGAGACCATGGAGACCAGTTTTTGACTATCTTCTTCTTAAAAACACTTTCTTGTTTACCTctactttttctttaatctACACAGGAACAAACTTCTTTTCTGCCTCTtctgactttaatttaaaaaaagagtgaagTTACTTTCAGAATTATAtctgctgctttaaaaacaaaaaaaaacatgcagaaaaattTAGATATTTGTCATTTTGAGCATCTGTAGCTGCTAAAACATGTATTagtataaacatttgaaattaattttactctttgtttttatctctaTTGCTGTAATAGTAATTCAAAATCAGCCTTGTATGTTTGCCACTAAAATGAATACGCTTTTTGATTTGAAACTGTTCCTGAATCTGCTGTGGGAGCTAAACGATCACTCCGCCGTCTGATGTGCTTTATGAATACACCCTTTACTTTGGCACGCTGTTAACATCGAGTTTCCTGTCTGTTCCATTGTGTCACACATAAATCACTATTTtcgttatttttttacattgtgcAGCATTTAATTTACGTTTCCTCTCGAGTGGTGTCTGGCACCTCTGCTCCATCTGCTTGCATTATGTCCTCTGCCTTTCATCGTTCCCCTGCAGTATCCATCCATCTGTGTTTGTCCTCTGGCTCTTGCCCCCATCTACCTTCAGATCCACAGAGCGGTGAGCGAGTGGAGGCCGAGCGATCAGATTCAGGCCTGCAGTTCCACCTCCCCCTCTCATTTCGCCCCAAACCCCCCCGCATCGCACTGCAGGCTGTCAAAGACAGGTGAACGTGCAGAGAGATAGAGGACAGACATACACATCAGATCGTGTTCATTGTTACTTTTTATTACTTTGTCAtgattatatttactttaatatcaTGCGCAATATTTCCTATTAACGAAGGAAAGGTCCAGAGCGCTTGGAAGTCATTAAGCCTTTATTCAGATTGATTTTTAATGCTAACATCAAAACATAGACAAGTGTTGTTTAGATAAAGCTGGATTACAGTCGACGCAAACAGCCTTCTTCAgggttttgttattttatgttgcTCATTCTTTGAGGTATTACTGTTTTTTATGCACTTTATTTGGATTACTCTATTGTTTAATTAAGTTAGGGTTAGCTTTTCTTGTGTCACATACACAAAAGTGGAGCTGCAAGACATTAGATAGCTTTGagttttattcaacacaaatgatcaaatatttcccttttcttaTTGAGTATTGAAACTCCCACAATTACTATATTTGTAAGTGCAGCTGTGTTTGTAGGTGTCTCACTTCCCCTTTCCAGTGAAAAAGCACAtgtagttttttaaattaacatcGATTATCTGTGGAGAAGCATGTGGCAGGTTTCATTTCCAAGCATCTCACCCATTGGTCATTAGTCATGTGAAAAcctttttagttctgttttccTTTCGGATTGTTAACACATCTAATGTAATATGATGAAGGGGTTGTTGTAATATTAAGTCgttgttgttttcagtgtttctaGTTTTGTTAAGAAAACAACGGAGAAGATCAACACCCTCCAGATGAACTCGGAGCTCTGGCAGCGGACTGAATTCAAAGAGGGTGGACAGGCAGAAATCTCAGCCACCGCTTCGTACTTAGAAGAAATGGACAATGAGTGAGTAAAGACCTGAACGAGTGGACCTTAACCACTTATTACTGAGTATTCCTCACaagtgtttctattttatttgtcattaGGTTGAATTGTGGACTATTAACTTGTTTTGAATACACTGTTTCAAGTAAAGAGATTTATATCTGTCATCACAGAGTTGATGATGAAATGCCGAACATGGAGGCCGACATGCAGGACCTCCGATCAGCGACGGAGCGAGCTATGTAAGTGCAGCACACCTTTTTGATAGACTCCACTTGCAAGATTCCACAGCCTTTTGGTACTTAAATtacaattgtttaaaataagcTCCCAGATTCAAGATCCTTTGGTGCTGCTGGACCCAGTCTGCCTGGGAGAAACTCTGCTGGAGTGGCTGGTGGTGCTGGAACGAATCCTCGGACCTGCAGAGGACGGGTCAGCTGCTGCCAGTGATTCAATCACAGACGGTCTAGGAGAAGAGCGTTGGGATTATCTGAACACCTGCTCCGAGCAACCAGAGGAGTCTTCGTTGTCGTCATGTGAACCAGGAGAGAGCATCATAGAGGAGAAGACAGCGGAGTCTCCTGAGCTCGGAGAAAAAGAGGACCAGTGTGACTTCTCTGAGAAAGAGCATGAGGTGTCAAATGAGACTCGTCCAGATCCAGTTCGAGTGGCGTCTCCCAAACCTGTACCGACGGATCTCCTGGCTGATCTCAGCCAGCTGGCAACGCTCTACACAGAGCTGAGCTGCTTCAGGAAGCAGGAGAATGAACAAGCATTGGGATGCGTAGCTTTCCTGCGCCGCTACTTCTTTCTGCTGGACCAGGAGCGTGTGAGGAGGATGTGTCTGCTGTGTCATCAGCAGCAGCCCGAGGCACAGAGCTCCTTCACTCAGGCCATTCTAGGTCAGAAGCTTCTCCTTAAATCCCTGATTTCTAACTTCTGTATTTCCTTTAAGaattaaaatgtcacaaatacagaaagaaaactTCATATGTGGATAATATACAGAGAACACACTTAAAGGAGCAACAACATAGCGGTCTTCTGCTATTTGAAATAATTAGTTTTTAGTGAGGTCACCTAATCCTAATATCACATGCAGGTGGCTCGCGGCTTTGCACCACCGACcagccaaataaaaacaatgtttatccCTGAACAGTCTGTGGATAAAAAGTTGATTTCACACACTgtagaggtaaaaaaaaagtcagcattATTCAAAGAAAGTCCTTAAATGTCAGAAACACTTTCAGAGTCAAATCAGTTCAGCTGTTGCTTCTaagcaataaaaaacattttgaaaatagaGCATCCGGTCTATgattgtgcatttatttttaggttACTATCTCCGACATTAACACTCTTTTGATCGTCAGAATAGCCAGGTGCTGCTTATCACAGACATGGCTGGGTAATTAATCTCTGTTTGGTTCTGAGTAGGTGAGAGAAAACTGTATTAACGTGTATCTGCAATCTATAATCCACTTTATGTAGCATCTCTACATTCAAATCTGAGCCCCATGCATCTCTGACACCCATTAGTATAATCTTAAATGATGTTAGAAACGTTTGTCTCTGTAGATCTCACTCGGCACAGTAAGGTGGTGGAGGTGATTCAGAGAGGAGATCTGCTGAGATCCCTGCGCAGTCTGAGAGAGCTGCAGCCCTGGAGTGCACCCCCTCTCCTCGCTCACTTACACAGGTcagcacacacatttattattgatCAACTCGTACTTGTATCACAGTGATGGACGTGTTATTTATCTCTGTTGTCATCCAGACTGTATGAGAAGCACGGGGAGGCGGCTGTACGCTCCTTTACGCAATTTTATCCCACGATAACTCCTGCGGATGTGATGACCATGGCTCAGCAAAGCCACTTCCTGGCATACCTGGATAATCTGGTCCAATCTCGAACTGAAGAGGACAGGTACAAATGTAGTTTCATCTATTTGTTCAACACCTTGAAATCCCCTTGTTGCTGTAGTTAACATTTATGTCTTCCTTAGGTTGTCATTTCTGCAGTCCCTTCTTGAACCAGAATCACTGAGACAGGATTGGCTAGAGCTGGCACTTACCCACGATGCACCTCAACGCTGTGACACGCTGACCCCCGATGGACAGCCCAGGTTggtcctgtttgtgtgtggaaaatgcaaaaaaaatagaTTGAagattattcattttt
Above is a genomic segment from Eleginops maclovinus isolate JMC-PN-2008 ecotype Puerto Natales chromosome 2, JC_Emac_rtc_rv5, whole genome shotgun sequence containing:
- the hps5 gene encoding LOW QUALITY PROTEIN: Hermansky-Pudlak syndrome 5 protein (The sequence of the model RefSeq protein was modified relative to this genomic sequence to represent the inferred CDS: inserted 1 base in 1 codon) codes for the protein MPLIPVVPENHSHVLAEFDCLDPLLSALRLDSGRLKCTCLAVSRKWLXLGTSAGGLHLIQKEGWKQRLILTHKEGSITQVACCPHDEDFIAVATSQGLVVVWELQLERRGRPERVSVSWEHRGQTITALCWDSSTLRVFAGDMGGKVSFLRAGSSKLGKGSAFVMFPVQTVTTVDSRVVQLGYQDGRLLVSSLSRCYLCDTEREKFWRVGYKERDGEYGACFYPQNRGLLVGQPPLLYSARPGSRIWEASFNGEVLSTHQFKQPLACPPLPLVTYRDEPHYNPAQKSPQSIAFPKLLYFGDQNLLTWTESAIYIFTPQNGQVLLWTEVKDLVDVAVYRNELFCLHGSGRLSHLSLLSAERCVERLLRRESWPLAAVVCCMFQHTISTSRARKSIPIDRLEHLRSQLSPGTHPELCVQLEEVISKLEPLDSASSSRRSSISSHESFNVLDCGIYRVISRRGSQSDEETSSLINQSMSEEERLKEFSFVQEEDQVDHDPQSGERVEAERSDSGLQFHLPLSFRPKPPRIALQAVKDSVSSFVKKTTEKINTLQMNSELWQRTEFKEGGQAEISATASYLEEMDNEVDDEMPNMEADMQDLRSATERAISQIQDPLVLLDPVCLGETLLEWLVVLERILGPAEDGSAAASDSITDGLGEERWDYLNTCSEQPEESSLSSCEPGESIIEEKTAESPELGEKEDQCDFSEKEHEVSNETRPDPVRVASPKPVPTDLLADLSQLATLYTELSCFRKQENEQALGCVAFLRRYFFLLDQERVRRMCLLCHQQQPEAQSSFTQAILDLTRHSKVVEVIQRGDLLRSLRSLRELQPWSAPPLLAHLHRLYEKHGEAAVRSFTQFYPTITPADVMTMAQQSHFLAYLDNLVQSRTEEDRLSFLQSLLEPESLRQDWLELALTHDAPQRCDTLTPDGQPRWHSHCFSWGYGRLLSLLIRLPADLSSKQKMAETCRSHGYWTGYISLCCELQRRTEAFSTICQLDDISLLQEADGVEPRTLEEWKLLIQLSQRCSGDSDSEQVTGVNGSSLSNGTDDCGGKMSPENLTLMLARSAGPDRAMAVLEECGVQLDLSPHSKLVCELLRVTEKRQRAMIQTMLERCDRFLWSQHA